A genome region from Chryseobacterium sp. G0186 includes the following:
- a CDS encoding DNA topoisomerase IV subunit B gives MSQEINPTYSEDNIRTLDWQEHIRLRPGMYIGKLGDGSSADDGIYILLKEILDNSIDEFRMRSGKRIEIKLDDGKVTIRDFGRGIPLGKMVDAVSKMNTGGKYDSKAFKKSVGLNGVGTKAVNALSEYFRVRSFRDGKMKVAEFSRGMINEEFDEKETSDRNGTEISFIPDGEIFLHFKYRKEYIERMLRNYAYLNPGLKILFNGETYFSENGLKDLLEEELESDILYPIVHLKEEDIEVAITHSDKSQTETYFSFVNGQNTTQGGTHLNAFREAYVKTIREFFNKSFDASDIRKSIIAAISINVEEPVFESQTKTKLGSNDMGPNGPTVRTFIIDFLKSKLDNFLHKNPEIAEAIQRKILISERERKELSGIQKLARERAKKVSLHNKKLRDCRQHYNDQKAERKGDTQIFITEGDSASGSITKSRDVETQAVFSLKGKPLNCYGLTKKVVYENEEFNLLQAALNIEESLEDLRYNQVIIATDADVDGMHIRLLMITFFLQFFPDLIKNNHLYILQTPLFRVRNKKETRYCYSEAERVKALNELGKNPEITRFKGLGEISPDEFKHFIGKDIRLEPVVVGKDQTIEQLLEFYMGKNTPDRQAFILENLVVEDDTDIDKKQILNEADSL, from the coding sequence ATGTCACAAGAAATAAATCCAACCTACTCCGAAGATAATATCAGAACCCTCGATTGGCAGGAACATATCCGTCTGCGTCCCGGCATGTACATCGGGAAGCTCGGTGACGGTTCTTCCGCGGATGATGGTATTTACATTTTACTTAAAGAAATTCTGGATAACTCGATAGATGAGTTCAGAATGAGATCCGGAAAAAGAATCGAAATAAAACTGGACGATGGCAAAGTTACCATCCGTGACTTTGGTCGTGGAATTCCATTGGGGAAAATGGTAGATGCTGTTTCCAAAATGAATACCGGTGGTAAGTACGACAGTAAAGCTTTCAAAAAGTCTGTCGGACTGAATGGGGTGGGTACCAAGGCGGTAAATGCTCTTTCAGAATACTTCCGGGTACGTTCTTTCCGTGATGGAAAGATGAAGGTAGCAGAGTTTTCCCGTGGAATGATCAATGAAGAATTTGATGAAAAGGAGACTTCTGACAGAAACGGAACTGAAATTTCATTTATTCCCGATGGAGAAATATTCCTGCATTTCAAGTATAGAAAAGAGTATATCGAAAGAATGCTCCGGAACTATGCGTATCTGAATCCGGGACTTAAAATTCTTTTCAATGGAGAAACTTATTTTTCTGAAAATGGTCTTAAAGATCTATTGGAAGAAGAACTGGAGAGTGATATTCTTTACCCGATTGTTCATCTTAAAGAAGAAGATATTGAGGTTGCGATTACCCATTCTGACAAATCCCAGACAGAAACGTATTTCTCTTTCGTAAACGGACAGAATACAACACAGGGAGGAACCCACCTTAATGCTTTTCGTGAGGCTTATGTGAAGACAATCCGTGAGTTTTTTAACAAAAGCTTTGATGCTTCTGATATCAGAAAATCGATCATTGCAGCGATTTCCATCAACGTAGAAGAACCTGTTTTTGAATCCCAGACTAAGACTAAATTAGGATCTAACGACATGGGCCCCAACGGACCTACCGTGAGAACCTTTATTATAGATTTCCTAAAAAGCAAGCTGGATAACTTCCTGCACAAAAACCCTGAAATTGCAGAAGCAATTCAGAGAAAGATATTAATTTCAGAAAGAGAAAGAAAAGAACTTTCGGGAATCCAGAAACTGGCCAGAGAAAGAGCTAAGAAAGTTTCTCTTCACAACAAAAAACTTCGTGACTGCAGACAGCACTATAACGATCAGAAAGCTGAAAGAAAAGGAGATACACAGATTTTTATTACCGAGGGAGATTCTGCATCAGGATCCATCACAAAATCGAGGGATGTAGAAACTCAGGCCGTATTTTCATTAAAAGGTAAGCCCCTGAACTGCTATGGTCTGACCAAGAAAGTTGTATATGAAAACGAAGAATTTAACCTTCTGCAAGCTGCCTTAAACATTGAGGAAAGCCTGGAAGACCTTAGATATAATCAGGTGATCATTGCAACCGATGCCGATGTGGATGGGATGCACATTCGTCTCCTGATGATTACATTCTTCCTGCAGTTTTTCCCGGATCTGATTAAGAACAATCACCTTTATATTCTTCAAACCCCTTTATTTAGGGTAAGAAATAAAAAAGAAACAAGATATTGTTATTCAGAAGCAGAAAGGGTAAAAGCCTTGAATGAACTTGGAAAGAACCCTGAAATTACGCGATTTAAGGGTCTGGGAGAGATCTCTCCGGATGAATTTAAGCATTTTATCGGTAAAGATATCCGTTTGGAGCCGGTGGTAGTAGGAAAAGACCAGACCATAGAGCAATTATTAGAGTTCTATATGGGGAAAAATACCCCGGACAGACAGGCCTTTATCCTTGAAAACCTGGTAGTGGAAGATGATACTGATATTGATAAAAAGCAAATTTTGAATGAAGCAGATAGCTTATAA
- a CDS encoding DUF2867 domain-containing protein, with translation MNIKKVELPEESVLSKAKKDFDYIDSFKGELTVIGEEINITEIGKAFFTSGPKWGKKMFAFRNKIVGFFGLKTGNEAGSEKSANDVKCEVGERIGLFKVFDKTNNEIILGEDDKHLDFRVSLLFDKNKNPKDVKSLTISTTVKYHSWLGILYFLPVRPFHQLIVPAMLKNIIVQLETGK, from the coding sequence ATGAATATTAAGAAAGTTGAACTTCCGGAAGAATCAGTTTTATCCAAAGCAAAGAAAGATTTTGATTATATTGATAGTTTTAAAGGAGAACTAACAGTTATTGGTGAGGAAATTAACATAACAGAAATAGGAAAAGCTTTCTTTACAAGCGGACCGAAATGGGGTAAAAAAATGTTTGCTTTCAGAAATAAGATCGTTGGATTTTTTGGACTGAAAACGGGTAACGAAGCTGGTTCTGAAAAATCTGCTAATGATGTGAAATGTGAAGTGGGTGAGCGTATAGGCCTCTTTAAGGTGTTTGATAAGACCAATAATGAGATCATTCTGGGAGAGGATGATAAGCATCTTGATTTCAGGGTTTCTCTTCTATTTGATAAAAATAAGAACCCCAAAGATGTAAAATCCCTGACTATTTCTACAACAGTAAAATATCATAGTTGGCTGGGAATATTATACTTTCTACCTGTTCGTCCTTTCCATCAACTTATTGTCCCTGCCATGCTGAAGAATATAATAGTTCAGTTGGAGACTGGAAAATAA
- the ychF gene encoding redox-regulated ATPase YchF: MKCGIVGLPNVGKSTLFNCLSNAKAQSANYPFCTIEPNLGTVSVPDQRLFELEKIVKPERVLPAVVEIVDIAGLVKGASKGEGLGNQFLANIRECEAIIHVLRCFDNGNIIHVEGSVDPLRDKEIIDIELQLKDLETVGKAVEKAKKFIKSGKKEDILTYETLQNLQKFLEDGKNAREFTTDDFTSSVIGEVQLLTNKPVLYVCNVDENSIKNGNDWIAKIEEMAKNEGAEVVVLAAQIEADINELETFEEREIFLEELGLTEPGVNRLIRKAYDLLKLQTYFTAGVKEVRAWTIGQGWTAPQAAGVIHTDFEKGFIRAEVIKFNDYVHYGSEVKIKEAGKLSVEGKEYVVQDGDIMHFRFNV, from the coding sequence ATGAAATGTGGAATCGTAGGCCTGCCGAATGTAGGTAAATCAACACTTTTTAACTGTTTGAGTAATGCAAAAGCTCAATCAGCAAACTATCCTTTCTGTACTATTGAGCCGAACCTAGGAACGGTTTCTGTACCAGATCAGAGATTGTTTGAACTGGAAAAAATAGTAAAACCGGAAAGAGTTTTACCCGCTGTAGTGGAGATCGTTGATATTGCAGGTCTTGTAAAAGGAGCCAGCAAAGGAGAAGGATTGGGGAACCAGTTCTTGGCTAATATCCGTGAGTGTGAGGCTATCATCCATGTTTTAAGATGTTTTGATAATGGAAATATCATTCACGTGGAAGGTTCAGTAGACCCATTAAGAGATAAAGAAATTATTGATATCGAATTACAGCTGAAGGACCTTGAAACAGTAGGAAAAGCAGTTGAGAAAGCTAAAAAATTCATCAAATCTGGTAAGAAGGAAGATATTTTAACTTACGAGACGCTTCAAAACCTACAAAAATTCCTTGAAGACGGGAAAAATGCAAGAGAGTTTACAACAGATGATTTTACAAGCTCAGTAATTGGTGAAGTTCAGCTTTTAACAAACAAACCGGTGCTTTACGTTTGTAACGTAGATGAGAACTCTATCAAAAACGGAAACGACTGGATTGCGAAGATTGAGGAAATGGCTAAAAATGAAGGCGCTGAAGTTGTTGTTTTAGCGGCTCAGATTGAAGCTGATATCAACGAATTGGAGACTTTTGAAGAAAGAGAAATTTTCCTTGAAGAACTAGGTCTTACAGAACCTGGAGTAAACCGTTTAATCAGAAAAGCATATGACCTTTTAAAACTTCAGACGTATTTCACGGCAGGAGTTAAAGAAGTAAGAGCATGGACTATCGGACAAGGGTGGACGGCTCCTCAGGCAGCTGGTGTAATCCACACAGACTTTGAAAAAGGATTTATCCGTGCAGAAGTCATTAAGTTTAACGACTATGTTCATTACGGTTCTGAAGTAAAGATCAAAGAAGCTGGAAAATTATCTGTAGAAGGTAAAGAATATGTAGTTCAGGATGGAGACATTATGCACTTCAGATTCAACGTATAA
- a CDS encoding methionine aminotransferase, protein MIQLPLSKLSNVGTTIFSQMTQLANENEAINLSQGFPDFMPDSELLNHVDHFIKKGFNQYAPLGGMIALKEEIARKIENSHHAIYHPDAEITVTAGGTQAIFTAIATFIKKEDEVIIFEPAYDCYEPTVELFGGIVKRFEMKAPDYNIDWSAVKNLISDRTKMIILNNPNNPSGKILTEEDIQELIQLVKGTSILILSDEVYENIVFDGKKHLSICQYPELRERSLLIASFGKLFHVTGWKIGYCAAPKSLTDEFRKVHQFNVFCVNTPIQLALAEYMKNDEHYTHLNQFFQEKRDFLRKGLSGTSFDLLDCEGTYFQAVKYNRISDKNDFDFATELTVNHKVASVPFSSFYKNKLNENVIRLCFAKKQETLERAIENLSKV, encoded by the coding sequence ATGATACAACTTCCTTTATCTAAACTTTCCAATGTAGGAACTACTATTTTCAGCCAAATGACACAGCTGGCCAACGAAAATGAAGCTATTAATCTATCACAGGGATTTCCGGACTTTATGCCGGATTCTGAACTGCTTAATCATGTAGACCACTTCATCAAGAAAGGCTTCAATCAGTATGCCCCGTTGGGAGGGATGATTGCCTTAAAGGAAGAAATTGCAAGAAAAATTGAAAACAGCCATCACGCCATCTATCATCCCGATGCTGAAATAACTGTTACTGCAGGGGGAACGCAGGCTATTTTTACAGCAATAGCCACTTTCATCAAAAAAGAAGATGAAGTTATTATTTTTGAACCGGCATATGACTGCTACGAACCTACCGTTGAACTTTTCGGGGGTATTGTAAAGCGATTTGAAATGAAGGCTCCGGATTACAACATCGACTGGAGCGCAGTAAAGAATCTGATTAGTGACCGAACCAAAATGATCATCCTCAATAACCCCAATAATCCATCAGGGAAAATATTGACGGAAGAAGATATACAGGAACTTATTCAATTGGTAAAGGGAACTTCTATTCTTATTCTGAGTGATGAAGTTTATGAAAATATTGTTTTTGACGGAAAAAAGCATTTAAGTATATGCCAATATCCTGAGCTTAGAGAAAGAAGTCTTCTTATAGCCTCTTTTGGAAAGCTTTTTCATGTTACAGGTTGGAAAATAGGCTATTGTGCTGCTCCCAAGTCTTTAACGGATGAATTCAGAAAGGTGCACCAGTTCAATGTCTTCTGTGTGAATACTCCCATCCAGCTTGCCCTAGCAGAATACATGAAAAATGATGAACATTATACTCATCTTAATCAGTTTTTTCAGGAGAAAAGAGATTTTCTGAGAAAAGGACTCAGCGGAACTTCCTTCGATCTTCTGGATTGTGAGGGAACGTATTTTCAGGCAGTAAAATACAATAGAATTTCGGATAAAAATGATTTTGATTTCGCTACAGAATTAACAGTCAACCATAAAGTGGCCAGTGTTCCGTTTTCTTCGTTTTATAAGAATAAACTGAATGAAAATGTGATCAGGCTGTGTTTTGCCAAAAAGCAGGAAACTCTTGAAAGAGCTATTGAAAACCTTTCCAAAGTGTAG
- a CDS encoding DNA gyrase/topoisomerase IV subunit A, protein MTTEENSHEGESLKKVSGLYKDWFLDYASYVILDRAIPSIYDGLKPVQRRIMHSMRELEDGRYNKVANIVGNTMKYHPHGDASITDAMVQVGQKELLIDTQGNWGNIYTGDSAAAARYIEARLTPFALEVVFNPKTTEWTKSYDGRNNEPIDLPVKFPLLLAQGVEGIGVGLSTKILPHNFNELINASVAHLKGKRFELYPDFLTAGYLDVSEYNDGHRGGKVRARAKITQTDKHTLVISELPYSKTTTDLIDSILKANEKGKIKIKKIEDNTSDKVEILIHIHNDVSPDKTIDALYAFTDCQVTISPNACVIVGDKPMFMNVSDILKMNTDHTVSLLKKELEIELHELQESWHFSSLERIFIENRIYHDIEEVKSWEEVLKTIDAGLKPHTKHLLRAVTEEDILKLTEIRIKRISRFDLDKFKENIAALEGKIEQVKHHLANLIAYAIEYYLNIQKKYGKDKQRKTELRIFDTIDATKVAVANEKFYANFEEGFIGTSLKKDQYLFDCSDIDDIITFRKDGSMKVVKVEAKTFIGKDILHVAIWKKNDKRTVYNMIYREGREGPYYMKRFSVTGVTRNTDYPLASDKKGSETLYFSANPNGEAETVTVLLKPNPRIRKNKMEINFSDLAIKGRDSKGNLVTKYAIKKIDMKEEGVSTLAPRRIWFDDTVRRLNADVRGTLLGSFKGDDKILTINTNGEVKLVSFDLGNRFDDEYLVLEKWRPEQPITCIYYDGEKDIYFIKRFLLENTVNLQTFMPSEHPKSFIENVIVANDVTAEIIFAKDKGKERDPETINIDEFIAVKGIKAIGNQFTKFKVKAINITIPEPVEEEPEMYEDPEPTGDVDEDGGIIGDLFQGDGETE, encoded by the coding sequence ATGACGACAGAAGAAAATTCGCATGAGGGTGAAAGCTTAAAGAAAGTTTCCGGTCTTTATAAGGACTGGTTTCTGGATTATGCTTCCTATGTAATTCTGGATAGGGCTATTCCATCCATATATGATGGGCTAAAACCTGTTCAGCGAAGAATTATGCACTCTATGCGGGAGCTGGAGGACGGCCGTTATAATAAGGTGGCTAATATTGTGGGAAATACAATGAAGTACCACCCTCACGGTGATGCTTCCATTACAGATGCCATGGTGCAGGTCGGACAGAAGGAACTCCTCATAGATACTCAGGGAAACTGGGGAAATATCTATACAGGGGACTCTGCAGCGGCAGCAAGGTATATTGAAGCCAGACTGACCCCTTTTGCCCTGGAAGTAGTCTTTAATCCTAAAACTACTGAATGGACAAAATCCTATGATGGAAGAAATAACGAACCAATCGATCTTCCGGTTAAGTTTCCGTTGCTTCTTGCCCAGGGAGTAGAAGGAATCGGGGTAGGGCTTTCCACCAAGATTCTTCCACACAACTTCAATGAACTGATCAATGCATCTGTTGCCCATTTAAAAGGAAAGAGATTTGAACTGTATCCGGACTTTTTAACGGCAGGATATCTTGACGTTTCCGAATATAATGACGGGCACAGAGGAGGAAAAGTAAGAGCAAGAGCTAAAATTACCCAGACCGACAAACACACGCTGGTTATTTCTGAACTTCCTTATTCTAAAACGACCACAGACCTTATTGACTCGATCTTAAAAGCCAATGAGAAAGGGAAGATCAAAATCAAAAAAATTGAGGACAATACTTCAGATAAAGTAGAGATCCTGATTCATATTCATAATGATGTTTCTCCGGATAAGACGATTGATGCTTTATATGCATTCACCGACTGTCAGGTGACAATTTCCCCGAATGCATGCGTCATTGTAGGAGATAAACCAATGTTCATGAATGTTTCTGATATTCTGAAAATGAATACAGACCATACAGTTTCATTGCTGAAAAAAGAACTTGAAATAGAACTTCACGAGCTTCAGGAAAGCTGGCATTTCTCTTCACTAGAAAGAATCTTCATCGAAAACAGAATCTATCACGACATTGAAGAGGTGAAAAGCTGGGAAGAGGTACTGAAAACAATTGATGCAGGATTGAAACCTCATACCAAGCATCTTTTGAGAGCGGTAACGGAAGAGGATATTTTAAAACTGACAGAAATCAGAATCAAGAGGATTTCAAGATTTGATTTAGATAAATTTAAAGAAAATATTGCTGCTCTGGAGGGTAAAATAGAACAGGTAAAGCATCACCTTGCCAATCTTATTGCCTATGCTATTGAGTATTATTTAAATATTCAGAAGAAATACGGAAAAGATAAGCAGAGAAAAACTGAGCTTAGAATTTTTGATACCATTGATGCCACTAAAGTAGCAGTAGCCAATGAGAAATTCTATGCCAATTTTGAAGAGGGCTTTATCGGAACTTCACTGAAAAAAGACCAGTATTTATTTGATTGTTCAGATATTGATGATATCATTACATTCAGAAAAGACGGCAGCATGAAAGTGGTAAAAGTAGAGGCTAAGACATTCATTGGAAAAGACATCCTCCACGTTGCTATATGGAAGAAAAATGATAAAAGAACGGTTTACAACATGATTTACCGTGAGGGCAGAGAGGGTCCTTACTATATGAAACGTTTCTCTGTAACCGGAGTTACGAGAAATACAGATTATCCTTTGGCTTCTGATAAAAAGGGTTCAGAAACATTGTACTTTTCAGCCAATCCTAATGGGGAGGCAGAAACCGTTACAGTACTTTTAAAACCAAATCCGAGAATCAGAAAGAATAAAATGGAGATCAATTTTTCTGATCTTGCCATTAAGGGAAGAGATTCTAAGGGGAACCTGGTAACCAAATATGCGATAAAGAAAATAGATATGAAGGAGGAGGGAGTTTCTACCCTGGCTCCAAGAAGAATCTGGTTTGATGATACCGTACGAAGACTGAATGCAGATGTAAGAGGTACTTTACTGGGAAGCTTTAAAGGGGATGATAAAATCCTTACAATCAATACCAATGGTGAAGTAAAACTGGTGTCCTTTGATTTAGGGAATCGTTTTGATGATGAATATCTGGTTCTTGAAAAATGGAGACCAGAGCAGCCCATTACCTGTATCTATTATGATGGAGAAAAGGATATTTACTTTATCAAGAGATTCCTGTTGGAAAATACAGTGAACCTGCAAACCTTTATGCCATCTGAACATCCAAAGTCTTTCATAGAAAATGTGATTGTCGCCAATGATGTTACAGCAGAAATTATTTTTGCAAAAGATAAAGGGAAAGAACGTGATCCTGAAACCATAAATATTGATGAATTTATTGCTGTAAAAGGAATAAAAGCGATTGGAAACCAGTTTACAAAATTCAAGGTAAAGGCCATTAATATTACCATTCCTGAACCTGTGGAAGAAGAACCGGAAATGTATGAAGACCCTGAACCAACAGGAGATGTGGATGAAGACGGAGGCATCATCGGAGATCTGTTTCAGGGAGACGGAGAAACCGAATAA
- a CDS encoding helix-turn-helix domain-containing protein: MEKIAHSSLEDFYREMTAKLGKDLEDIFPKGLHKDIGHFNVFDIAQTIERVKATSEMPYNRRKYYKISLIRGNNRAEYADKVISIKQNALLFATPKVPYHWIPEDHKQSGSFCVFTEDFLIRDGSFKGLENLPIFQPGSIPVFEIDDELADEIELLFKKINKEIDSDYVFKYDLIRNYVLELIHYGQKLQPATKISTANDASLRVVSLFIELLERQFPIESLEQKLQLKSAKDYAERLAVHVNYLNKKLKESTGKTTTEFIGDRIVQEAKILLKQTQWNVSEISYALGFEEIAHFSNFFKRKTSFTPLEFRS; the protein is encoded by the coding sequence ATGGAAAAAATAGCCCATTCTTCATTAGAAGATTTCTATAGAGAAATGACAGCCAAACTGGGTAAGGATCTTGAAGATATTTTTCCCAAAGGCCTCCATAAAGATATCGGACATTTCAATGTATTTGATATTGCACAGACTATTGAAAGAGTAAAGGCTACTTCAGAAATGCCTTATAACAGAAGAAAGTATTACAAGATCAGTCTTATCAGGGGAAATAACCGTGCAGAATATGCAGACAAAGTAATATCCATCAAACAAAATGCCTTATTATTTGCTACGCCAAAAGTTCCTTATCACTGGATACCGGAAGATCATAAACAATCTGGTAGTTTCTGTGTATTTACAGAAGATTTTCTTATCAGAGACGGGTCTTTTAAGGGATTGGAAAATCTGCCTATCTTCCAGCCGGGAAGTATTCCGGTCTTTGAAATTGATGATGAACTGGCAGATGAAATCGAATTACTCTTTAAAAAAATAAATAAGGAGATTGATTCTGATTATGTCTTTAAATACGATCTGATCAGGAATTATGTATTGGAGTTGATTCATTATGGACAAAAATTACAGCCTGCAACAAAGATTTCTACGGCAAACGATGCCTCATTAAGGGTAGTTTCCTTATTCATTGAATTGTTAGAAAGACAGTTTCCCATTGAATCTCTGGAACAGAAGCTTCAGCTGAAGTCAGCTAAAGATTATGCAGAAAGACTAGCTGTACACGTGAATTATTTAAATAAAAAATTAAAGGAAAGTACAGGAAAAACCACCACTGAGTTTATAGGAGATCGTATCGTTCAGGAAGCAAAAATACTTCTAAAGCAGACCCAATGGAATGTTTCAGAGATATCCTACGCCTTGGGTTTTGAAGAAATTGCCCATTTTTCAAACTTCTTTAAAAGAAAAACCTCATTTACTCCGCTGGAATTTCGTTCATGA
- a CDS encoding bacteriocin — MKKQNLNKGKKLSKKELKTIAGGKLICTHSGGGCAQISPTCYEPQCRPGITMVCMPGTGPQVCTTISMNCEEPPCRPKLDIPIAE; from the coding sequence ATGAAAAAACAAAACTTAAACAAAGGAAAAAAACTTAGCAAAAAGGAATTAAAGACCATTGCCGGCGGAAAATTAATTTGTACGCATAGTGGCGGCGGTTGTGCCCAAATCAGCCCTACCTGCTACGAGCCACAATGCAGACCCGGAATAACAATGGTATGTATGCCCGGAACTGGTCCGCAAGTATGTACAACAATTTCTATGAACTGCGAGGAACCGCCATGCAGACCAAAATTGGATATTCCCATTGCTGAATAA
- a CDS encoding ferritin, with amino-acid sequence MNTNRLSATVEKALSDQMNKEIHASHIFLSYGIWADDKGYQGIANFLYRHAQEERNHSIKFMEYILNRGGKPKVSAIPAPPADPKTLTACFDGVFKHEVDNTTAIYKIVDLSMAEKDWATWNFMQWFVQEQIEEETLAQNLIDKLKIAGGDRATDESLFTLDKTLQEAPNDAPLAQNATGVNP; translated from the coding sequence ATGAATACTAACAGACTTTCCGCAACGGTGGAAAAAGCACTTAGCGATCAGATGAATAAGGAGATTCATGCATCACACATCTTTTTATCTTATGGAATTTGGGCTGATGATAAAGGGTATCAGGGAATTGCCAACTTTCTGTACCGACATGCCCAGGAAGAAAGAAATCATTCGATCAAGTTTATGGAATACATTTTAAACAGAGGTGGTAAACCCAAGGTAAGTGCCATCCCTGCACCTCCGGCTGACCCGAAAACGCTGACAGCCTGTTTTGATGGGGTATTTAAACATGAAGTTGACAATACAACAGCTATTTACAAAATTGTAGACCTTTCCATGGCCGAAAAAGACTGGGCAACATGGAATTTCATGCAGTGGTTTGTACAGGAACAGATTGAAGAGGAAACATTAGCCCAGAATTTAATAGATAAATTAAAAATTGCCGGGGGAGACAGAGCAACCGATGAATCTTTATTTACTTTAGATAAGACGTTGCAGGAAGCTCCAAATGACGCACCACTGGCTCAGAATGCTACAGGAGTCAATCCATAA
- a CDS encoding SDR family NAD(P)-dependent oxidoreductase, with product MDTKTKIALVTGANRGLGKNSALKIAQKGLDVIITYRGNEEEAIAVVNEIKSMGRNAAAFQLDTKDHKSFNAFVKNVTDHLQSTTGSPNIDYLVNNAGTALYSPITEVTEEQLDDIVDIHFKGVFFLTQKLLPFINEDGGIVNISSGLARFATPGSSVYGSIKAGVEMLTKYMAKELGSRRIKANVVAPGAIETDFGGGRVRDNKDINTMVASATALGRVGLPDDIGGVVAFLCTEDARWINGQRIEVSGGMFL from the coding sequence ATGGATACAAAAACAAAAATAGCATTGGTAACCGGAGCTAACCGTGGATTGGGTAAAAACTCTGCCCTTAAGATTGCCCAGAAAGGATTAGATGTCATCATCACCTACAGAGGCAATGAAGAAGAAGCTATAGCAGTTGTGAATGAAATAAAAAGTATGGGAAGAAATGCAGCTGCGTTTCAACTGGATACAAAAGACCATAAGAGTTTTAATGCATTTGTAAAAAATGTTACAGATCATTTACAGAGTACTACCGGAAGCCCTAATATTGATTACCTTGTCAATAATGCCGGAACTGCCTTGTATTCTCCCATTACTGAAGTTACAGAAGAACAGCTTGATGATATAGTAGATATTCATTTCAAAGGGGTATTCTTTCTGACTCAAAAGTTATTGCCATTCATTAATGAAGATGGTGGAATTGTTAATATTTCTTCAGGACTGGCCAGGTTTGCCACTCCGGGATCTTCCGTTTACGGTTCTATCAAAGCAGGAGTAGAAATGCTCACTAAATATATGGCCAAAGAATTGGGTTCCAGAAGAATTAAGGCCAATGTAGTGGCACCCGGAGCTATAGAAACAGATTTTGGCGGTGGAAGAGTGAGAGATAATAAAGATATCAATACTATGGTAGCAAGTGCTACAGCCCTAGGTAGAGTAGGCCTTCCAGATGATATTGGTGGGGTAGTAGCCTTTTTGTGTACCGAAGATGCAAGATGGATCAATGGGCAGAGAATTGAAGTTTCAGGAGGAATGTTTTTATGA